One Malaclemys terrapin pileata isolate rMalTer1 chromosome 7, rMalTer1.hap1, whole genome shotgun sequence genomic region harbors:
- the LOC128840986 gene encoding jerky protein homolog-like translates to MCTWFAQERLKGMMLSGPILQAQATKFGNLTGDESFQASKGFISRFKKRHGIAQVSISGESRSADESAAKAFPTELQSILQNEDYHEEQLYNCDETALFAKLLPDETLAFNYETQKTAGFKKIKDCVTLLFSSNKMGSHKLTPLLTGCFHNPRCFNHLNRAKLPVIYANSKNAWMTRRIFDDWFHNSFVPAVRKHLRSKKLEAKALLLLSNCPAHPPAESLLKKAWDGVKRTSIENYWMKALGDASSVKDRSDSENSSSGTDSEPDFEGFSEDVLKTRMQTKEDKSKLLFQMIKDFSLDTSPEIITEWLEMDEDCPTSEFLSEEEILTGCEATSDHESDGENSNNAGLNDNDEDVVEKVKISPKEALSAVETVVRFMEEQNVENIENIHLRQMTDFIREKKM, encoded by the exons ATGTGCACGTGGTTTGCTCAGGAAAGGCTGAAAGGAATGATGCTAAGTGGGCCAATTCTTCAAGCCCAAGCGACAAAATTTGGAAATTTAACGGGGGATGAATCATTCCAAGCCAGCAAGGGGTTTATAAGTCGTTTTAAAAAGCGTCATGGCATAGCACAGGTATCGATTTCTGGAGAAAGCCGATCAGCCGATGAATCAGCCGCGAAGGCGTTTCCCACCGAGTTACAATCTATTTTACAAAATGAAGACTACCACGAAGAACAACTTTATAATTGTGATGAAACAGCTTTATTTGCAAAACTGCTACCTGATGAGACTTTAGCCTTTAATTACGAGACACAGAAAACAGCtggatttaaaaagataaaagattGTGTGACTCTTCTTTTTAGTAGTAATAAGATGGGAAGCCATAAGCTTACCCCTCTTCTCACTGGCTGTTTTCATAACCCTCGCTGCTTTAATCACCTCAATAGAGCCAAACTGCCAGTAATATATGCTAACAGCAAAAATGCTTGGATGACGAGACGCATTTTTGACGACTGGTTCCACAACAGCTTTGTTCCAGCTGTTCGTAAGCATCTGCGGTCGAAGAAACTCGAAGCCAAAGCACTTTTGCTACTTAGCAATTGTCCAGCCCATCCTCCAGCCGAATCACTG ttaaaaaaaGCTTGGGACGGAGTAAAACGAACGTCCATTGAAAACTACTGGATGAAGGCTCTCGGTGATGCCTCTTCTGTCAAAGACAGGTCAGACTCGGAAAACTCCAGCAGTGGCACTGATTCAGAGCCAGACTTTGAAGGATTTTCAGAAGATGTCCTAAAAACACGCATGCAAACAAAAGAGGATAAAAGTAAACTTCTCtttcaaatgataaaagattttagtttggatacGTCGCCGGAAATCATTACCGAGTGGCTGGAGATGGATGAAGATTGCCCGACTTCAGAATTTCTGTCTGAGGAAGAAATATTAACAGGCTGCGAGGCTACGTCGGACCACGAAAGTGATGGCGAGAATTCTAATAATGCAGGCCTAAATGACAATGATGAGGATGTTGTTGAAAAGGTCAAAATTTCGCCCAAAGAAGCCCTTAGTGCTGTAGAAACTGTTGTAAGATTTATGGAGGAgcaaaatgtggaaaatatcGAAAACATTCATCTGCGGCAAATGACAGACTtcataagagagaaaaaaatgtga